A window of the Zootoca vivipara chromosome 14, rZooViv1.1, whole genome shotgun sequence genome harbors these coding sequences:
- the METTL22 gene encoding methyltransferase-like protein 22 isoform X1, giving the protein MAAAASTRLPRERRCSLQQCTIQGAGGKEVMDDIVFRSDTVLSDVHLHTPSKRHLMVRLNAVGQPVFLSQFKFLLDKSNQKTEREVSGFEKENLKHRDECGEGLDVEDPAGDHVTLKTTNKEENSLKGIEALLDEDGDLEVVRKPPLLDAEAEDLSRDKVCPIILMKGGEVLEEQEQENNCYDIIKIEHAMATPLEDVGKQVWRGAFLLADYILSKQDLFKDCTVLELGGGTGIVSIIMAKAAKAVYCTDIGEDLLEMCERNIALNKHLAEPAGTKIKVRVLDWLKDEFCIDPDHSYSWSEEEIAELHDFTTVILAADVFYDDDLTDAFFKTLYRITGNLKNPSTIYLSIEKRLNFTLRHMDVVCEAYSYFRSTLNDLENIRDGKIRYTVQPVQLSFPQHIIYERVEQLELWKITADMTTERSTHTTLPERLKTGHGDFSTE; this is encoded by the exons atggctgcagcggCGTCAACGAGGCTGCCGCGAGAGCGGAG ATGCTCCCTTCAGCAGTGCACCATACAAGgtgcaggggggaaagaggtgatgGATGACATTGTTTTCCGAAGTGACACTGTCCTATCTGATGTCCACCTACACACCCCAAGCAAAAGGCATTTAATGGTCAGGCTGAATGCTGTTGGACAGCCAG TGTTTCTCTCACAGTTCAAATTCCTTTTGGACAAAAGCAATCAGAAGACTGAGAGGGAAGTGAgtggctttgaaaaagaaaaccttAAACACCGGGACGAATGTGGAGAGGGATTAGATGTGGAGGATCCTGCTGGTGACCACGTTACTCTGAAAACCACTAACAAGGAAGAGAACTCTTTGAAAGGAATTGAAGCTTTGTTAGACGAAGATGGGGATTTGGAGGTTGTCCGGAAGCCTCCGTTACTTGATGCAGAAGCTGAAGACCTTTCAAGGGACAAAGTGTGCCCCATCATTTTGATGAAAGGTGGAGAAGTCTTGGAAGAACAAGAGCAAGAAAACAATTGCTATGATATTATTAAAATAG AGCACGCCATGGCAACCCCTTTAGAAGATGTTGGCAAACAG GTCTGGCGAGGAGCCTTCTTACTTGCAGACTACATCCTCTCCAAGCAAGATTTGTTTAAGGACTGCACAGTGCTGGAGCTTGGGGGCGGCACCGGGATTGTCAGTATCATCATGGCAAAGGCAGCCAAGGCCGTCTATTGCACAG ATATTGGTGAAGATCTCCTGGAAATGTGTGAACGAAATATTGCATTAAACAAGCACCTTGCTGAGCCAGCAG GAACTAAGATTAAGGTCAGAGTGCTGGACTGGCTTAAAGATGAGTTCTGTATTG ATCCTGATCATTCCTACAGCTGGTCTGAAGAAGAGATTGCAGAGCTTCACGATTTCACCACTGTGATCCTAGCTGCTGATG TATTTTATGACGATGATCTAACAGATGCCTTTTTCAAAACGCTGTATCGAATCACTGGCAACTTGAAAAACCCCTCCACCATCTACTTGTCAATAGAAAAGAG GCTCAACTTCACCTTAAGACACATGGATGTTGTATGTGAAGCATACAGTTACTTTCGAAGCACCTTGAATGATCTAGAAAATATCAGAGATGGCAAAATAAGATATACTGTTCAGCCTGTCCAACTCTCCTTTCCTCAGCATATTATTTATGAGCGGGTTGAGCAGTTG GAGTTATGGAAGATTACAGCTGACATGACCACtgaaagaagcacacacacaactCTCCCTGAGAGGTTGAAAACCGGACATGGGGACTTCAGTACAGAATAA
- the METTL22 gene encoding methyltransferase-like protein 22 isoform X3 has translation MDDIVFRSDTVLSDVHLHTPSKRHLMVRLNAVGQPVFLSQFKFLLDKSNQKTEREVSGFEKENLKHRDECGEGLDVEDPAGDHVTLKTTNKEENSLKGIEALLDEDGDLEVVRKPPLLDAEAEDLSRDKVCPIILMKGGEVLEEQEQENNCYDIIKIEHAMATPLEDVGKQVWRGAFLLADYILSKQDLFKDCTVLELGGGTGIVSIIMAKAAKAVYCTDIGEDLLEMCERNIALNKHLAEPAGTKIKVRVLDWLKDEFCIDPDHSYSWSEEEIAELHDFTTVILAADVFYDDDLTDAFFKTLYRITGNLKNPSTIYLSIEKRLNFTLRHMDVVCEAYSYFRSTLNDLENIRDGKIRYTVQPVQLSFPQHIIYERVEQLELWKITADMTTERSTHTTLPERLKTGHGDFSTE, from the exons atgGATGACATTGTTTTCCGAAGTGACACTGTCCTATCTGATGTCCACCTACACACCCCAAGCAAAAGGCATTTAATGGTCAGGCTGAATGCTGTTGGACAGCCAG TGTTTCTCTCACAGTTCAAATTCCTTTTGGACAAAAGCAATCAGAAGACTGAGAGGGAAGTGAgtggctttgaaaaagaaaaccttAAACACCGGGACGAATGTGGAGAGGGATTAGATGTGGAGGATCCTGCTGGTGACCACGTTACTCTGAAAACCACTAACAAGGAAGAGAACTCTTTGAAAGGAATTGAAGCTTTGTTAGACGAAGATGGGGATTTGGAGGTTGTCCGGAAGCCTCCGTTACTTGATGCAGAAGCTGAAGACCTTTCAAGGGACAAAGTGTGCCCCATCATTTTGATGAAAGGTGGAGAAGTCTTGGAAGAACAAGAGCAAGAAAACAATTGCTATGATATTATTAAAATAG AGCACGCCATGGCAACCCCTTTAGAAGATGTTGGCAAACAG GTCTGGCGAGGAGCCTTCTTACTTGCAGACTACATCCTCTCCAAGCAAGATTTGTTTAAGGACTGCACAGTGCTGGAGCTTGGGGGCGGCACCGGGATTGTCAGTATCATCATGGCAAAGGCAGCCAAGGCCGTCTATTGCACAG ATATTGGTGAAGATCTCCTGGAAATGTGTGAACGAAATATTGCATTAAACAAGCACCTTGCTGAGCCAGCAG GAACTAAGATTAAGGTCAGAGTGCTGGACTGGCTTAAAGATGAGTTCTGTATTG ATCCTGATCATTCCTACAGCTGGTCTGAAGAAGAGATTGCAGAGCTTCACGATTTCACCACTGTGATCCTAGCTGCTGATG TATTTTATGACGATGATCTAACAGATGCCTTTTTCAAAACGCTGTATCGAATCACTGGCAACTTGAAAAACCCCTCCACCATCTACTTGTCAATAGAAAAGAG GCTCAACTTCACCTTAAGACACATGGATGTTGTATGTGAAGCATACAGTTACTTTCGAAGCACCTTGAATGATCTAGAAAATATCAGAGATGGCAAAATAAGATATACTGTTCAGCCTGTCCAACTCTCCTTTCCTCAGCATATTATTTATGAGCGGGTTGAGCAGTTG GAGTTATGGAAGATTACAGCTGACATGACCACtgaaagaagcacacacacaactCTCCCTGAGAGGTTGAAAACCGGACATGGGGACTTCAGTACAGAATAA
- the METTL22 gene encoding methyltransferase-like protein 22 isoform X2 — protein sequence MAAAASTRLPRERRCSLQQCTIQGAGGKEVMDDIVFRSDTVLSDVHLHTPSKRHLMVRLNAVGQPVFLSQFKFLLDKSNQKTEREVSGFEKENLKHRDECGEGLDVEDPAGDHVTLKTTNKEENSLKGIEALLDEDGDLEVVRKPPLLDAEAEDLSRDKVCPIILMKGGEVLEEQEQENNCYDIIKIEHAMATPLEDVGKQVWRGAFLLADYILSKQDLFKDCTVLELGGGTGIVSIIMAKAAKAVYCTDIGEDLLEMCERNIALNKHLAEPAGTKIKVRVLDWLKDEFCIDPDHSYSWSEEEIAELHDFTTVILAADVFYDDDLTDAFFKTLYRITGNLKNPSTIYLSIEKRSYGRLQLT from the exons atggctgcagcggCGTCAACGAGGCTGCCGCGAGAGCGGAG ATGCTCCCTTCAGCAGTGCACCATACAAGgtgcaggggggaaagaggtgatgGATGACATTGTTTTCCGAAGTGACACTGTCCTATCTGATGTCCACCTACACACCCCAAGCAAAAGGCATTTAATGGTCAGGCTGAATGCTGTTGGACAGCCAG TGTTTCTCTCACAGTTCAAATTCCTTTTGGACAAAAGCAATCAGAAGACTGAGAGGGAAGTGAgtggctttgaaaaagaaaaccttAAACACCGGGACGAATGTGGAGAGGGATTAGATGTGGAGGATCCTGCTGGTGACCACGTTACTCTGAAAACCACTAACAAGGAAGAGAACTCTTTGAAAGGAATTGAAGCTTTGTTAGACGAAGATGGGGATTTGGAGGTTGTCCGGAAGCCTCCGTTACTTGATGCAGAAGCTGAAGACCTTTCAAGGGACAAAGTGTGCCCCATCATTTTGATGAAAGGTGGAGAAGTCTTGGAAGAACAAGAGCAAGAAAACAATTGCTATGATATTATTAAAATAG AGCACGCCATGGCAACCCCTTTAGAAGATGTTGGCAAACAG GTCTGGCGAGGAGCCTTCTTACTTGCAGACTACATCCTCTCCAAGCAAGATTTGTTTAAGGACTGCACAGTGCTGGAGCTTGGGGGCGGCACCGGGATTGTCAGTATCATCATGGCAAAGGCAGCCAAGGCCGTCTATTGCACAG ATATTGGTGAAGATCTCCTGGAAATGTGTGAACGAAATATTGCATTAAACAAGCACCTTGCTGAGCCAGCAG GAACTAAGATTAAGGTCAGAGTGCTGGACTGGCTTAAAGATGAGTTCTGTATTG ATCCTGATCATTCCTACAGCTGGTCTGAAGAAGAGATTGCAGAGCTTCACGATTTCACCACTGTGATCCTAGCTGCTGATG TATTTTATGACGATGATCTAACAGATGCCTTTTTCAAAACGCTGTATCGAATCACTGGCAACTTGAAAAACCCCTCCACCATCTACTTGTCAATAGAAAAGAG GAGTTATGGAAGATTACAGCTGACATGA